The following coding sequences are from one Sphingomonadaceae bacterium OTU29LAMAA1 window:
- a CDS encoding alpha-D-glucose phosphate-specific phosphoglucomutase, producing the protein MTITVATTPYTDQKPGTSGLRKKVKVFQQPNYAENFIQSVFDVIDGKSGATLVVGGDGRFLNREVIQKAIRIAAANGFARVVVGRGGLLSTPAASNMIRIRRALGGLILSASHNPGGPDEDFGIKYNIANGGPAPEQITDALYARTKTIDRWLTVDAADVDLDALGEVAVGGMTVEVIDPVEDYAALMETLFDFPAIRGAGLTMAFDAMNAITGPYATEILERRLGFAPGTVRNGTPLEDFGGHHPDPNLVHAHELYETMMAPDAPDFGAASDGDGDRNLIIGRHRFVTPSDSLAMLAANAHLAPGYAGGLKGIARSMPTSAAADRVAEKLGLPMFETPTGWKFFGNLLDAGMATICGEESAGTGSDHVREKDGLWAVLLWLNILAARKQSVDAIARDHWATYGRNYYVRHDYEGVESERADALMTELRGKLASLPGTTLAGLTIVEADDFAYTDPTDGSVSRNQGVRVLFEGGSRVVFRLSGTGTSGATLRVYLERYEPADGHLDRDTGEILSDIIAAADEIAGVKRHTGRDAPDVVT; encoded by the coding sequence ATGACCATCACCGTCGCGACCACGCCCTACACCGACCAAAAGCCGGGAACGTCCGGCCTGCGCAAGAAGGTGAAGGTGTTCCAGCAGCCGAATTACGCCGAGAACTTCATCCAGTCGGTCTTCGACGTGATCGACGGCAAGTCCGGCGCTACGCTGGTCGTCGGCGGCGATGGTCGCTTTCTGAATCGCGAGGTGATCCAGAAGGCGATCCGCATCGCCGCGGCGAACGGTTTTGCGCGCGTGGTGGTGGGGCGCGGCGGCCTGCTGTCGACGCCGGCGGCGAGCAACATGATCCGCATCCGAAGGGCGTTGGGCGGATTGATCCTGTCGGCGAGTCACAACCCCGGCGGTCCGGACGAGGATTTCGGGATCAAGTACAATATCGCCAACGGTGGCCCTGCGCCCGAACAGATCACCGACGCCCTGTACGCGCGGACGAAGACGATCGACCGCTGGCTGACGGTGGATGCGGCGGATGTCGACCTCGACGCATTGGGCGAGGTCGCGGTCGGCGGCATGACGGTCGAGGTCATCGATCCGGTCGAGGATTATGCAGCGTTGATGGAGACGCTGTTCGATTTCCCTGCCATCCGCGGCGCCGGCCTGACGATGGCGTTCGATGCGATGAACGCGATCACCGGTCCCTATGCGACGGAAATCCTCGAACGGCGGCTCGGCTTTGCGCCTGGCACTGTACGCAACGGCACGCCACTGGAGGATTTCGGCGGTCATCACCCCGATCCCAACCTCGTCCACGCGCACGAGTTATACGAGACGATGATGGCACCGGACGCGCCGGATTTCGGCGCGGCATCGGACGGGGACGGCGATCGCAACCTGATCATCGGTCGCCACCGCTTCGTGACGCCGTCCGACAGCCTTGCGATGCTGGCGGCGAACGCGCATCTGGCGCCGGGCTACGCGGGCGGGTTGAAGGGGATCGCGCGGTCGATGCCGACCAGCGCCGCCGCGGATCGCGTCGCGGAAAAGCTCGGGCTGCCGATGTTCGAGACGCCGACCGGATGGAAATTCTTCGGCAATCTACTCGATGCCGGCATGGCGACGATTTGCGGCGAGGAAAGCGCCGGTACGGGATCGGATCACGTTCGGGAGAAGGACGGTTTGTGGGCGGTGTTGCTGTGGCTCAACATCCTCGCAGCACGCAAGCAATCCGTCGACGCGATCGCGCGCGATCACTGGGCGACCTATGGCCGCAACTATTACGTGCGCCACGATTACGAAGGTGTCGAGAGCGAGCGCGCCGATGCCCTGATGACGGAATTGCGCGGCAAGCTGGCGTCGCTGCCGGGAACGACCCTCGCCGGGCTGACGATCGTCGAAGCGGACGACTTCGCCTACACCGACCCGACAGATGGCTCGGTCAGCCGCAACCAGGGCGTGCGCGTACTGTTCGAGGGCGGTAGCCGCGTGGTGTTCCGCCTGTCGGGCACAGGCACGAGCGGCGCGACCCTGCGCGTCTATCTGGAGCGGTACGAACCGGCGGACGGGCATCTCGATCGCGACACGGGCGAGATACTAAGCGATATCATCGCGGCGGCCGATGAGATTGCCGGCGTGAAGCGGCATACCGGACGCGACGCACCGGACGTCGTGACGTGA
- the glgA gene encoding glycogen synthase GlgA, with product MPTLNVLSVASEAFPLVKTGGLADVVGALPDALAPHGVATTTLIPGYPAVGAAVKGAKVVHRWANLMGVEARLLSARIGEHPLLVLDAPALFARPGGLYGHGDDWQRFAALSRAAADIASGAAPKLRFDLLHAHDWQAAMAPAYLRYTDAAKHTPSVVTVHNIAFQGRFDTTIFPELGLPDAAYALDGVEYYGGVGFLKAGLEAADAITTVSPTYAAEIREDRFGMGLEGLIETRRERVHGIVNGIDPAVWNPESDTALPSRYTPRALGRRKANKRAVEKMFGLDRGDGPIFTVISRLTWQKGMDVLAQCLDELVALGGRLALLGSGDAHLEAAFLAAAARHPGRIGVRIGYDEPLSHLLQGGADAILIPSRFEPCGLTQLYGLAYGCVPIVARTGGLADTVIDANEAALAAGVATGFQHGETGYHTLAHAIRRAIAAYARPDLWCGIQRNGMRADFSWAESGRRYAELYKSLTGAA from the coding sequence GTGCCGACCCTGAACGTCCTGTCGGTCGCATCGGAAGCCTTCCCGCTCGTCAAGACGGGCGGGTTGGCCGATGTGGTCGGCGCCCTGCCGGATGCGCTTGCGCCGCACGGGGTTGCAACGACGACGCTGATCCCGGGCTATCCGGCGGTCGGCGCGGCCGTAAAGGGTGCGAAGGTCGTCCACCGCTGGGCAAATCTGATGGGTGTGGAGGCGCGATTATTGTCGGCGCGGATCGGCGAGCATCCCCTGCTGGTGCTCGATGCCCCTGCCCTCTTCGCACGTCCGGGCGGACTCTATGGTCACGGCGACGACTGGCAGCGGTTCGCGGCCCTGTCCCGCGCCGCTGCCGATATCGCCTCGGGTGCTGCGCCGAAGTTACGATTCGACCTGCTGCACGCGCACGACTGGCAGGCGGCGATGGCGCCCGCCTATCTGCGCTATACGGATGCGGCGAAGCACACGCCGAGCGTGGTCACCGTGCACAACATCGCCTTTCAGGGCCGGTTCGATACGACGATCTTCCCCGAACTCGGTCTGCCCGATGCCGCCTACGCGCTGGACGGGGTCGAATATTATGGCGGTGTCGGGTTCCTGAAGGCGGGACTAGAGGCCGCCGATGCGATCACGACGGTCAGCCCGACCTATGCCGCCGAAATTCGCGAAGACCGGTTCGGCATGGGGCTGGAGGGCCTGATCGAAACGCGGCGCGAGCGGGTGCACGGGATCGTCAACGGGATCGACCCGGCGGTGTGGAACCCGGAAAGCGATACCGCCCTGCCCAGCCGCTACACCCCCCGCGCGCTCGGCCGGCGCAAGGCGAACAAGCGCGCAGTCGAAAAGATGTTCGGACTGGATCGCGGCGATGGTCCGATCTTCACCGTCATCAGCCGGCTGACTTGGCAGAAGGGCATGGACGTTCTGGCGCAATGCCTCGACGAGCTAGTCGCGCTCGGCGGGCGGCTCGCGCTGCTGGGGTCGGGCGATGCGCATCTCGAGGCAGCCTTCCTCGCCGCCGCCGCGCGCCATCCGGGGCGGATCGGGGTGCGCATCGGTTATGACGAACCGCTGTCGCACCTGTTGCAAGGGGGCGCGGATGCTATCCTGATCCCGTCGCGGTTCGAACCCTGCGGTCTTACCCAGCTATACGGCCTCGCTTATGGGTGCGTCCCGATCGTGGCACGCACAGGTGGGCTGGCTGACACGGTGATCGACGCCAACGAAGCCGCGCTCGCGGCCGGTGTCGCCACCGGATTCCAGCATGGCGAAACCGGTTATCACACGCTGGCACATGCCATTCGCCGTGCGATCGCCGCCTACGCGCGTCCCGATCTGTGGTGCGGCATCCAGCGTAACGGGATGCGTGCCGATTTCTCATGGGCGGAGAGCGGTCGCCGCTACGCCGAACTCTACAAGAGCCTGACAGGAGCCGCATGA
- the glgC gene encoding glucose-1-phosphate adenylyltransferase, with amino-acid sequence MVDRRGQPLSRDAMAYVLAGGRGSRLMELTDTRAKPAVYFGGKSRIIDFALSNAINSGIRRIGVATQYKAHSLIRHLQRGWNFLRPERNESFDILPASQRVSEFQWYEGTADAVFQNIDIIEAYDVEYMVILAGDHIYKMDYEIMLQQHCNSGADVTVACMEVPRMEAVAFGVMHVDEQDRIIDFVEKPADPPSIPGQPDTALASLGIYVFRTKFLIEELRRDADTPGSARDFGKDIIPYLVEHGHAQAHRFSASCVRTSEEPAAYWRDVGTVDAYWEANIDLTDIIPQLDVYDHEWPLWTYSEITPPAKFVHDEDGRRGSAVSSLVSGNCIVSGSSIQRSLLSTGVRAHSFSSLDEAVVLPYCHIGRNAQLKRVVLDRGVVIPDGLVVGEDPELDARRFRRTDKGICLITQPMIDRLDR; translated from the coding sequence ATGGTAGACAGACGAGGGCAGCCGCTGTCGCGCGATGCGATGGCCTATGTGCTGGCGGGCGGCCGCGGCAGCCGATTGATGGAGCTGACCGACACGCGCGCCAAGCCGGCGGTCTATTTCGGCGGCAAGAGCCGGATCATCGATTTTGCGCTGTCGAACGCGATCAATTCGGGCATCCGCCGCATCGGCGTCGCGACGCAATACAAGGCGCATTCGCTGATCCGCCACCTGCAACGCGGCTGGAACTTCCTGCGGCCGGAACGCAACGAGAGCTTCGACATTCTCCCCGCCTCGCAACGCGTGTCGGAATTCCAATGGTATGAGGGCACCGCCGATGCGGTGTTCCAGAACATCGACATCATCGAGGCGTACGACGTCGAGTATATGGTGATCCTGGCCGGCGATCACATCTACAAGATGGATTACGAGATCATGTTGCAGCAGCACTGCAACAGCGGTGCCGACGTGACCGTCGCCTGTATGGAAGTGCCGCGGATGGAGGCGGTGGCGTTCGGCGTGATGCACGTCGACGAACAGGACCGCATCATCGATTTCGTCGAGAAGCCTGCCGATCCGCCGTCGATCCCCGGCCAGCCCGACACCGCGCTCGCCAGCCTCGGCATCTATGTCTTCCGCACCAAGTTCCTGATCGAGGAACTGCGGCGCGATGCCGATACGCCGGGTTCGGCGCGCGATTTCGGCAAGGACATCATCCCTTATCTGGTCGAGCATGGCCACGCGCAGGCGCATCGTTTTTCCGCGAGTTGCGTGCGGACCAGCGAGGAACCCGCCGCCTACTGGCGCGACGTCGGCACGGTCGATGCCTATTGGGAAGCCAATATCGACCTGACCGATATCATCCCGCAGCTCGACGTGTACGATCACGAATGGCCCCTGTGGACCTATTCGGAGATCACCCCGCCCGCCAAGTTCGTCCATGACGAGGATGGCCGGCGCGGATCGGCGGTGTCCAGTCTGGTATCGGGCAATTGCATTGTGTCGGGATCGTCGATCCAGCGGAGCCTGTTGTCCACCGGGGTGCGCGCGCACAGTTTTTCGTCGCTGGATGAGGCCGTCGTCCTGCCGTATTGCCACATCGGCCGCAACGCGCAGCTGAAGCGCGTGGTGCTCGACCGGGGCGTCGTCATTCCCGACGGTCTGGTCGTCGGTGAGGACCCCGAACTGGACGCCCGCCGGTTCCGCCGGACCGACAAGGGCATCTGCCTGATCACGCAACCGATGATCGACCGTCTGGACCGGTGA